A segment of the Nostoc sp. TCL26-01 genome:
GCCAGATCAAGCAGGGTGAGTTTGTAGCCTTACTGGGACTCAATGGTGCTGGTAAGTCTAGCTTACTACGATCGCTTGTTGGGTTAGTGCCGTTAGTCAAGGGAGAAATTCACATCAATGGTGTGGTGATGACTCCCCGCACACTACCACAAATCCGTCGAGATATAGGGATGTTGTTTCAAGGCAGTGGCCTAATTCGCCAGTTATCAGCAGTGGAAAATGTCCTCTGTGGGAGACTTGGTATTAGGAAGACGTGGGAAACTGTGTTTGGTTTTCCGCAACGCGATCGCCTATTGGCATTAGAATTACTAGAACAGTTAGGGTTGCGAGAGCTAGCTTACCAAAAGACTAGCAAACTCAGTGGCGGACAGCAACAAAGAGTAGCGATCGCCCGTGCTTTAATTCAGTCGCCACAAATACTACTAGCAGATGAACCAACCACAGGTTTAGATGTTATTGCTACTCAACAAGTCATGGAAACATTAGTAGAATTACATACCCAGCAAGGTATGACAATTGTCACTGTATTACATGATTTGGGCATGGCAGCTAGATATGCCCAACGAGCGATCGTTTTAGATGCTGGGCGGATTTTATACGATGGACATTGTGATAACCTCCAAGCCCAATTTGCCAAAGTTAATAGGTAATTGGTAATAGGTGATAGGTAATTACTTCTTTACCCATTAGCTATTACCCATTCTCAGTTACCAGTGAGTTACATGAGTTATTTATTAAAATCCAAATTTTTACGCCGTTACCCTTGGGTAATTGCTCTCATTATATTTTTAACTATAGCTATAGTTTATACCTGGGCTTTAAGAGGACTTAAAGTTGATTTTGAACTATTGAAGTCTAGCGCTCCTTACATCACAGATTTTATCTCGCGGTTGTTTCCCCCGGATTTCACAGTTTTAGATGTAGCAATTAAAGCACTGATTGAAACAGTACAGATGTCTTTGTGGGGAACTACCATTGGGGCAATTATTTCTCTCCCCATAGCTGTCGCCAGTGCTAGTAATGTTGCACCGCGTTGGTTGCAATGGTTAGCTAATTTGCTACAAAATGCTGTCCGTTCTGTACCTTCAATTATTTTGGGGTTAATATTTGTGGCAGCTACAGGCCTAGGCGCACCCGCCGGGACTTTAGCCTTGGGTATCTATACTATTGGTTATCTTGCTAAGTTCTACCAACAAGCCATTGAAGCAGTAGATTCACGCTCTCTAGAATCTCTACAGGTTATGGGAGCATCCAGATTCCAAATTGCTCAGTATGGAATCTTACCACAAGTTCTGCCTTTGGGTTTGGGTTATACCTTATGGATGTTTGAATACAATATTCGTGCTGCTTCTGTGTTGGGTGTAGTTGGTGCAGGTGGTATTGGCTTTCAGTTAAAAAGTTATATAGATGGGTTTGAGTACAATAAAGCGACAACAATGATGCTGGTACTGTTAGTAGTCGTGACGGTAATTGATGGTTTTAGTAGCCAGTTGCGTCGTCATCTAGATTCTTTGTGACTCAAAATCAAAACCCCGGTTTCTCAATAAACCGGGGTTAACTTATTGCGAATATATTGCAGATTTGAAATCCGAGTCAATGGAGAACACACTTAAGACTTCTTAATTTATATTATCATTTCTTTTGAAAAATTCCCACCACAGGTTCGGAAAAATTTATTTGATTTTGATCATTTGATTGTTGATTATCAGCAAAATGTTTATTCATAATTGCTGGTACTTGGGATGCTTGAATATGAGTGTAGCGAGTTTTATCTGGCATGACTAAATTCGGCCCGGCTTTGCAATTTTTCATGCAGCCAGTACCCTTAATGGTAACTTGGTCTTCTAAACCGCGATCGCTTAAAGCGGCTTCTAATGCTTGACAAAGCGCTTTACCACCACGCTTCATGCAATCTGACTTTTGACATACCAAAATTGCCGCTTTCGTTTTATTGGATTTAGTTTGTGTGTGTTCAATTATTGGAGATGGTTGGAGTTGGGTTTCGCCACTAGCCGCCATCACACGTTCAGCCTTGAGTGTAACTTCACCAGTTTTGGCATCATACTTTTTTTGACCAACCACTTGTAACCAAGTACCAGGTGGTAAGCGCCAATCAAAAGTAAATCTCAAGTTTTTGGCTAGTTTTACATAGCATTCACCATCAGCAGTATTGAGAATAAAACCCTTGAGCTTATAGCCATCTTTAATGACAAATTCCCTAAATCTACCTTCAAGGCAAAACGCGGATACTTCTTTACTGTGGCACACACCCATAATTTTTTAACCTATTTTTAACTAAAGTAAGTTTGAGCTATTGAGTCATTAGTCATTAGTCATTAGTCATTAGTGACCAGTTAATCCCCATCAATAAATTGAGGGGCTTTGTAAACAGTGAACAGTAAACAGTGTGGATTAACTGATAACTGATAACTGTTAACTGTTAACTGATTTGGTCAGCACTCACAACTAGGACTGTGAGTAGCGACTTTGCCAGATACGTTTTAAAGACCAAATTAAATCTTGGCGAGATGATGTAAACTGTCGCACCACACTCCAAAGTTGAATAGCCGCCGTAGGCGTATTAATTTCTACTTGCAAAGGCTTGTCTGTTTCACAGGAACAGGGAATGTCAAGTTCTCGCAGGCGTTGATAGACTAGCCAACGATCTGCCCAACTGATTTCTACAAGGTATTTTTCTTCTATTTGTGGACTAGAGGGTTTCAAGACAATAGACCTCAAAGTGCAACCAACTTTTAGGAAATACAATGCTTGCACCCTAGATTACTAAGAATCTTTACGAGTGCAGCTTCTCCTCTTAGCATACCCTAAGTGCAAACAATTCTCAGTTAGTTTGACAAAAAAAATCCAAAATTTCTCAATAACTTTTTGTGATGTTACGTGTGAATTGTGGTTATGTGTAGTCTAATGCCTCTTACCACCGACAACAGACTATTGACTACTGACACCCCATGTAAAAATGTGTAAACATAGTCAAAGTAAGTGCGGCTCAAGCGATAGTGCAGATTTTGTCTATGCAAAGAAGCAAACCAAAAGTGCTAAAGGCTACGCGACCTTTTTTAAGTACTCTGGCGTTAGTATTACTATTCCCTAGCTTCTCAGTAATTGCTCAAGCTCAAGTAGCGCAAAACACTGAGGGAGTATCATCAGCAGCGATTCAACAGGTAACTGCGGCTAAATTGATGACCAATTCACCTGATGGTAACTTTTATCCAGAAAGGTTAATTAGTCGTGCTGAACTAGCTGTAATTTTGGTGAAAGCATTCCGCCTAGATAAACAAGAAGTTGCCAAACAACCAAAACCAATATCTGTTCCTGATGTTCCCCCATCAAATTGGGCATATCAAGATATTCAGATTGTGCTGAAAACTGATGTGATGAAAGGCTATCGTGGGAATTTGTTCTTTCCTAACCAAAGAGTGAATAGGGCAGAAGCTTTAGCGATTTTTGCTCAAGCCTATGGTGTATTTCAGTTTTCTGATGATGCTGTGAACGAAATACTTGCTTCCCATCCTGATGCTGCGTCTATTCCCAGTTGGGCCAGAAAAGCGATCGCCACAGTTGTCACAGAAGGCTTTGTGAATACTGATGCTCAAAATAATATATCACCCTTAAAACCAATGACTCGTGGCGATATGGCTTACGTGCTGAGTAAATATTTGCAAAGACAGCAACCACAACCAGAAACACCAGAGGTTCCTAGTATTACCAACAGTCCGCCATCGCCTTAAGCAAAGTTAGGACAAATTCTCAATTAATAATTGTCAATGCCCAATTCAAAAAGCCTGCTCAGACTGCTTTTTGTGAACTTTATGACTATCTGTACCTGAGAGACGTGGTATTTTATCTGAGCAATGCTGTACCAGAAAAAATCCTGACAGCTTTGTGCTTAATTAGCCATTACTTACGAATACAACTAAGACTGCTACTTAGTAACAGTCTAATTCTGAGGACAACCCGACCGTGGGAAAATCAGAATACCAAAAGTAGAGATTAGAGAGGAAAACCCTATAATATGCATCTGAGTGAAATCACCCATCCCAATCAGTTGCACGGTTTATCCATCCGGCAACTGCAACAGATTGCTCGCCAGATTCGAGACAAACACCTGCAAACGGTAGCTGCAACTGGTGGACATCTAGGGCCAGGCTTGGGTGTTGTAGAATTAACGCTAGGGCTTTACCAGACTCTAGACTTGGATCGGGATAAGGTTATTTGGGATGTAGGACACCAGGCTTATCCCCACAAACTAATTACAGGACGCTACAGCAACTTCCACACTCTTAGACAAAAAGACGGAATTGCTGGTTATCTCAAGCGCGGTGAAAATAAATTCGATCATTTTGGTGCTGGCCATGCTTCCACCAGTATTTCCGCCGCATTGGGCATGGCTTTAGCACGAGATAGCAAGGGGGAGAAATTTAAAGCTGTTGCCGTCATTGGTGATGGGGCATTAACTGGTGGTATGGCCTTGGAAGCCATTAACCACGCTGGACATTTGCCAAAAACTAACCTATTAGTTGTTCTCAACGACAATGAAATGTCCATATCTCCCAACGTAGGCGCAATTCCCCGTTACCTCAACAAAATGCGTCTCAGTCCACCAGTGCAGTTTATCAAAGATAACTTTGAGGAACAGTTCAAACAAATTCCCTTTGTTGGTGAATCCTTGTCTCCCGAACTAGGGCGAATCAAAGAAGGGATGAAACGTTTAGCTGTGCCTAAAGTCGGTGCAGTCTTTGAAGAACTGGGCTTTACCTACATGGGGCCTGTGGATGGACATAATTTAGAAGAATTAATTGCGACTTTCCAACAAGCGCACCAAATAGCCGGGCCAGTTCTAGTTCATGTGGCAACCACTAAAGGTAAAGGCTACGAAATTGCTGAACAAGATCAAGTAGGCTACCATGCCCAAACCCCATTTAATTTAACCACTGGCAAAGCTATCCCCTCCAGCAAACCCAAACCTCCAGCTTATGCCAAAGTCTTTTCCCACACCCTCGTCAAACTAGCCGAACAAAACCCCAAAATTATCGGCATTACGGCGGCGATGGCCACAGGAACAGGCTTAGATAAGTTACAGGCAAAACTACCCAATCAATATATAGATGTCGGTATTGCCGAACAACACGCTGTTACCCTAGCGGCAGGATTAGCCTCAGAAGGAATGCGTCCTGTAGCTGCTATCTACTCTACCTTCTTACAACGGGCATATGACCAGATAATTCACGATGTCTGTATCCAAAAACTACCAGTATTTTTCTGTTTGGATCGGGCAGGGATTGTCGGTTCTGATGGCCCCACTCACCAAGGGATGTATGATATTGCTTATCTGCGCTGTATTCCCAACATCGTTGTCATGGCTCCCAAAGATGAAGCCGAATTGCAACGCATGGTAGTGACTGGGATTAATCATACCACTGGGGCGATCGCTATGCGTTTTCCTCGTGGCAATGGTTACGGTGTTCCCTTGATGGAAGAAGGTTGGGAACCTCTAGAAATCGGTAAAGGTGAAATTCTCCGCAACGGTGATGATGTCTTAATCATCGGCTATGGCACAATGGTTTACCCCGGTATGCAAGCGGCAGAAATTCTCAGCGAACATGGCATTGAAGCGACGGTAATTAATGCCCGTTTTGTTAAACCATTGGATACAGAGTTAATTCTTCCCCTAGCTAAGAAAATTGGCAGGGTTGTCACTCTGGAAGAAGGCTGTGTTATGGGTGGTTTTGGTTCAGCCGTAGCCGAAGCCTTACTAGACGCTGATGTCGTCGTACCTATCAAGCGCATTGGTATCCCAGATGTCTTGGTAGAACACGCTACCCCAGAGGAATCAAAAGCGGAATTAGGCCTAACCAGTCGTCAAATTGCTGAAAGAGTCTTAGAAGCTTACTTCCAAAAGCAAGTATCTGCGGTGGTTTAGCTCTAAGTTAGATATCTAATTTACAGTCAGGTGGGCAATGTCCACCTGATTTTTTAGTCAATGGTCAATGGTCAATGGTCAATGGTCAATGGTCAATGGTCAAAACTCAGCACACCCTTCTCTACGAGAGGCTACGCCAACGGGAACGCCAAGGGCGAACAGCACTCAGCACTCCCTCACTCCCTCACTCAGCACTCAGCACGGGCTAAACGCCCCGCTTCTGCTAACAGCACTCAGCACTCATTCACTCCCTTATTGTCTGATGCAAAAACCTTAAATCTAGCTTTAAAGCTTAAGTATTACGGCTTAAGCATGATGTTATTAACTATGTCTATGTGTTTCACTGGCTAGCGTGAGGATTCGCACTGAGAAGCAATCTCTTACGCCCAACATACGGAGGTTAAATGTCAGTACTTAATACTGTTAACAGCATTGAACAACGCTTGCAAATAGAGCGTTTGTCAGAAGCAACTAAAATGGTTGCCGCTAATGCTGGGAGTGATGTGGTAAGAGGATTAACTCAAAAACCGAAATCCTTACCCCCTTGTTATTTTTACGATGATCAAGGTTCTGAATTATTTGAGCGTATTTGTGAATTGCCAGAATATTATCTGACACGTACAGAAACGTCCATTTTGCAACAGTGTGCTGGGGCAATTGCTCAAATTACTGGTGCTTGTGAATTGGTGGAACTGGGTAGTGGTAACTCTGCTAAAACGCGCATTCTACTAGATGCTTACCAACAATTAAGTTACCCTCTCTACTATCTGCCGATAGATGTTTCTGCGGGGATCTTAGAAAGTAGTGCCAAGCAGTTACTGCAAGAGTATCCTGAGTTGCGGGTTCATGCTTTGGCTGGAACTTACGAAGTGGCTTTGGCACAACTGACACCCAAACAATTATCTAGTCGGATGATTTGTTTTATTGGCAGCACTTTAGGTAATTTGAATCCCCAAGAGTGTGATGCTTTCTTATCTCAAATTAGAAACACTTTGCAAATGGGTGAATATTTCTTACTGGGGATAGATTTACAAAAGCCCAAAGAAGTTTTGGAACCAGCATATGATGACAGCCAAGGAGTAACAGCCGCGTTTAACCTCAATATGTTGGAGCATTTAAATCGCAGTTTTGCGGGAGATTTTGATACTACACAGTTTGCACACTGGGCATTTTATAACGAAACTCAGCAGCAAATCGAGATGCACTTAAAAAGTAAGCGATCGCAAACTGTACAGTTACAATCTCTCAACCTCACCATTCATTTTGACCAAGGTGAAACTATCCTCACCGAAATTTCCCGTAAATTTAACCTCAACACTATTCAGCAACAACTCTCAGCATTCGATTTAATCCCCATCCAAACTTGGACTGATGCTAATCAGTGGTTTGGTTTATTGCTGTGTCAACTGCAAGCATAAATAAGTATCAAGAATTGAGAGGCGTTGCGTGCAGCGTCTCTTCTTTGCTATGCAGGATAGAAAATAATTTCACCACAGAGACACCGAGACACAGAGAGTTCCATAAGTTGATTGTTTTATGCTGATTTACTTATAGTTAAAACTTCAACTTCGTGAGCAATACTAGTAGGCTGGGGAATTAGTAAACCATCTTCTAGCATCCCTTCTATATGAAATTCAATAGCTTCTGCAATCATCTGCTTAACTTCTTCTAAGGTTTCACCCACAGCTACACAACCTGGTAAATCAGGTACATAAGCGCCATAACTAGTTTCTCCCTTTTCAATTACAACTGTGTAACGCATCAGTCTACCTCTAGTTGAGCCTGTCTCCAGATATTTTTTAGAGTACCAATTGGCACATCAACACTGGCAGATTTTACATTTTCGTGATGTTCAACCAATAGGTAGATTACCAGGATTGACAGCGTGAATAAATTCGCTACCTGAATGTGGTCTGCCACGTTTATAACTAGCTTCTTCTGGTTTTCCCCATCCTAGCTGTAAAATTATCTCTAAAAAATTCAAGTTTTCCCACTTTAATAAACTAGCCCACTCTGTTCTTTGAGCCATTCTTTCTACATCAGCTATGGTAATTGTTTGATGCTGTTTACCATTATTAAAACTTAAATACAAATCCATGCCGTCTGAAACTGTGTACCAAAAATCTAAAATAGAATTTTTTGCTGCTTTTAATATCTCTAAATCACTATTTAAAGAAATTAGTTCTGTATTGATCTCAGGATAATTTAAAGTTTGCTGCTTAATCTTAATTTCTTTCCAAATAATTCCGGAAATTTGATTTTCTCTTTGATATTCATGAATTGCAGTTTTGAAATCTTGGTATGCTGTAAACCTCTGCAATCCATCTGTTCTAATAAATTGGTCAATTAAAGGATTACCGGAAACTGTCACTTCTAACTTGAGACGTTCTCCTTTCAGGCAAGCTTGGCGTTCAGCTGCCAGGATTTGAATTAACTCCTTAGTAGTGTAAACCTTTGACATTAGAACACACTCGGTTAGTCAATGGTCAATGGTCATTAGTCATTAGTCATTAGTCAATTATTCTTGCTCTGAACTATGGACTTTTGACTTTGGACTAGGTTGTTAGCTGAAAGCTGATGTTAAAACATTATCTCTTGGTATTGTGAAAAATATCGTAACGGATATCACTAAAAATTAGGGCAGACCAATTTGATCTACCCTTAAGTTTACTTGGATAACTCACTACTGAATTCATTAAAGGCTCGTCGTTTTAACTGCACTGATTCAGTGCGAGGTAATAAGTCAAACACTTCTCGTAGTTTGTCATCTACCTTTTCAAAAGGAACTTGACCTTTCTCATTGAACACTACTTCACCAGATTGATTAAACACTACAACTTGGGGAACGGAACCAGTGTAGTAATATCCCGGTTCTGTGGGAGCATAGGCTTTTTTTGCTGGTATGGTATCTACACTCACAGGCATAATTTCTGCAACTTTCCCATAAAATTCTTGGAATCGGGAAATCACAATGGCGTATTGCTTGCAGTCACGGCTGTCATCAACGTAAAATGCCAAAACTACAGGTTTATGTTCCGCTATGGATTGGGCTAAGGTAAATTTGGCAGGGACTAGAGAACCGTTACCAGCATAAACCACGAACATATTGCCATCATAAGTATCATCGTTAATACCTGCAAAGGACGGCTGCATCCCCAAAATCAACAAGCAAATAAGCAGCAACAAGCATTTAGACAGCGATCGCCCCCAGCCAGTAAGCTTATGTAAAAAAGATAACTTTATACTACTCATCAAAAAGAACCCTGTAAGCTACTATTTGTCTGTCGTCAGTTTGTGCTGAATTAGGCAACCTGGACTGGATATATAATTACGCACGTACACTATTTTTTAAGATAACCCGTATGGTGAGGATTAGGAAATGGGTATTGGGTATTGGGTATTGGGTATTGGGTATTGGGTGATTTGTCAGGATTTCCTCTCAATGACAATTGACCATTGACAATTGACTATTGACTATCAATTAACAACTACCAGAATGGGCAATAAAATAAAACTCATAGATAGAGTGCGTTTAGGTTTCGCGGTGTCGGTGGCGAAAAGTGTGACGTTTTTGGTGCGATCGCTGCGTCTAGGTGCTGCTAGTGTATTACCAGGTGCGATCGCACGTCGCATTGAACCTCGACTTTTACAGTTATTGAGTCAGCAGGTGAAAAATGGGGTGATTATCATTGCTGGGACGAATGGTAAAACCACCACCTCACTACTTTTATGCACGATTTTGGAAAATAAAGGTTATCGTGTCGCTCATAACTCTACAGGTGCAAATCTGGAAAACGGCTTAATGACAGCGTTACTAGAAACCACAGACTTAGTAGGAACGCTGAATGTAGATTATGCAATTTTGGAAGTAGATGAGAATATTGTACCGAAAGTACTAACACCACTCCAGCCAAAAATTATCCTCTGTCTAAACTTGTTCCGTGACCAACTTGATAGATACGGGGAAGTAGACACCATCAGTAAACGCTGGACAAAAGTGATTTCCACTCTCTCACCAGAAACTGTAGTTATACCTAATGCTGATGACCCGACTTTATCCTATCTCGGTCAGCAATTACCTCAAAAAGTTTTATTCTTTGGTTTGAGTGAACCAGAACATTATTTAGAAGCCATTCCTCACGCCGTTGATTCTATCTATTGTCCCCGGTGTGGACATTCTTTAGATTACGCAGGTGTGTATTTGTCCCATTTAGGAGACTTTACTTGTCCCCAGTGCG
Coding sequences within it:
- a CDS encoding (2Fe-2S) ferredoxin domain-containing protein, yielding MGVCHSKEVSAFCLEGRFREFVIKDGYKLKGFILNTADGECYVKLAKNLRFTFDWRLPPGTWLQVVGQKKYDAKTGEVTLKAERVMAASGETQLQPSPIIEHTQTKSNKTKAAILVCQKSDCMKRGGKALCQALEAALSDRGLEDQVTIKGTGCMKNCKAGPNLVMPDKTRYTHIQASQVPAIMNKHFADNQQSNDQNQINFSEPVVGIFQKK
- the dxs gene encoding 1-deoxy-D-xylulose-5-phosphate synthase: MHLSEITHPNQLHGLSIRQLQQIARQIRDKHLQTVAATGGHLGPGLGVVELTLGLYQTLDLDRDKVIWDVGHQAYPHKLITGRYSNFHTLRQKDGIAGYLKRGENKFDHFGAGHASTSISAALGMALARDSKGEKFKAVAVIGDGALTGGMALEAINHAGHLPKTNLLVVLNDNEMSISPNVGAIPRYLNKMRLSPPVQFIKDNFEEQFKQIPFVGESLSPELGRIKEGMKRLAVPKVGAVFEELGFTYMGPVDGHNLEELIATFQQAHQIAGPVLVHVATTKGKGYEIAEQDQVGYHAQTPFNLTTGKAIPSSKPKPPAYAKVFSHTLVKLAEQNPKIIGITAAMATGTGLDKLQAKLPNQYIDVGIAEQHAVTLAAGLASEGMRPVAAIYSTFLQRAYDQIIHDVCIQKLPVFFCLDRAGIVGSDGPTHQGMYDIAYLRCIPNIVVMAPKDEAELQRMVVTGINHTTGAIAMRFPRGNGYGVPLMEEGWEPLEIGKGEILRNGDDVLIIGYGTMVYPGMQAAEILSEHGIEATVINARFVKPLDTELILPLAKKIGRVVTLEEGCVMGGFGSAVAEALLDADVVVPIKRIGIPDVLVEHATPEESKAELGLTSRQIAERVLEAYFQKQVSAVV
- a CDS encoding type II toxin-antitoxin system HicB family antitoxin produces the protein MRYTVVIEKGETSYGAYVPDLPGCVAVGETLEEVKQMIAEAIEFHIEGMLEDGLLIPQPTSIAHEVEVLTISKSA
- a CDS encoding thylakoid membrane photosystem I accumulation factor, with amino-acid sequence MSSIKLSFLHKLTGWGRSLSKCLLLLICLLILGMQPSFAGINDDTYDGNMFVVYAGNGSLVPAKFTLAQSIAEHKPVVLAFYVDDSRDCKQYAIVISRFQEFYGKVAEIMPVSVDTIPAKKAYAPTEPGYYYTGSVPQVVVFNQSGEVVFNEKGQVPFEKVDDKLREVFDLLPRTESVQLKRRAFNEFSSELSK
- a CDS encoding phosphonate ABC transporter ATP-binding protein, whose translation is MTNDVIQCHNLETAYAASLHRPILDGISCQIKQGEFVALLGLNGAGKSSLLRSLVGLVPLVKGEIHINGVVMTPRTLPQIRRDIGMLFQGSGLIRQLSAVENVLCGRLGIRKTWETVFGFPQRDRLLALELLEQLGLRELAYQKTSKLSGGQQQRVAIARALIQSPQILLADEPTTGLDVIATQQVMETLVELHTQQGMTIVTVLHDLGMAARYAQRAIVLDAGRILYDGHCDNLQAQFAKVNR
- the egtD gene encoding L-histidine N(alpha)-methyltransferase codes for the protein MSVLNTVNSIEQRLQIERLSEATKMVAANAGSDVVRGLTQKPKSLPPCYFYDDQGSELFERICELPEYYLTRTETSILQQCAGAIAQITGACELVELGSGNSAKTRILLDAYQQLSYPLYYLPIDVSAGILESSAKQLLQEYPELRVHALAGTYEVALAQLTPKQLSSRMICFIGSTLGNLNPQECDAFLSQIRNTLQMGEYFLLGIDLQKPKEVLEPAYDDSQGVTAAFNLNMLEHLNRSFAGDFDTTQFAHWAFYNETQQQIEMHLKSKRSQTVQLQSLNLTIHFDQGETILTEISRKFNLNTIQQQLSAFDLIPIQTWTDANQWFGLLLCQLQA
- the phnE gene encoding phosphonate ABC transporter, permease protein PhnE; amino-acid sequence: MSYLLKSKFLRRYPWVIALIIFLTIAIVYTWALRGLKVDFELLKSSAPYITDFISRLFPPDFTVLDVAIKALIETVQMSLWGTTIGAIISLPIAVASASNVAPRWLQWLANLLQNAVRSVPSIILGLIFVAATGLGAPAGTLALGIYTIGYLAKFYQQAIEAVDSRSLESLQVMGASRFQIAQYGILPQVLPLGLGYTLWMFEYNIRAASVLGVVGAGGIGFQLKSYIDGFEYNKATTMMLVLLVVVTVIDGFSSQLRRHLDSL
- a CDS encoding S-layer homology domain-containing protein, producing MQRSKPKVLKATRPFLSTLALVLLFPSFSVIAQAQVAQNTEGVSSAAIQQVTAAKLMTNSPDGNFYPERLISRAELAVILVKAFRLDKQEVAKQPKPISVPDVPPSNWAYQDIQIVLKTDVMKGYRGNLFFPNQRVNRAEALAIFAQAYGVFQFSDDAVNEILASHPDAASIPSWARKAIATVVTEGFVNTDAQNNISPLKPMTRGDMAYVLSKYLQRQQPQPETPEVPSITNSPPSP
- a CDS encoding Asr1405/Asl0597 family protein, which codes for MKPSSPQIEEKYLVEISWADRWLVYQRLRELDIPCSCETDKPLQVEINTPTAAIQLWSVVRQFTSSRQDLIWSLKRIWQSRYSQS
- a CDS encoding Mur ligase family protein: MGNKIKLIDRVRLGFAVSVAKSVTFLVRSLRLGAASVLPGAIARRIEPRLLQLLSQQVKNGVIIIAGTNGKTTTSLLLCTILENKGYRVAHNSTGANLENGLMTALLETTDLVGTLNVDYAILEVDENIVPKVLTPLQPKIILCLNLFRDQLDRYGEVDTISKRWTKVISTLSPETVVIPNADDPTLSYLGQQLPQKVLFFGLSEPEHYLEAIPHAVDSIYCPRCGHSLDYAGVYLSHLGDFTCPQCGFSKSQPTLASSQWPQILVGLYNKYNTLAATTAAKELGVDESTIKDSIHNFQAAFGRAEDLVIDGKRVRILLSKNPVGTNETIRVVNQSTDKTTLLVLNDRTPDGTDVSWIWDVDTEKLVERGGTLIVSGDRVYDMALRLRYSEKSPQSNLNLIVEPDLRQAIATALAHTPATETLHILPTYSAMLEVREVLTGRKIL